In Argopecten irradians isolate NY chromosome 11, Ai_NY, whole genome shotgun sequence, one DNA window encodes the following:
- the LOC138334846 gene encoding polyadenylate-binding protein-interacting protein 2-like has protein sequence MNMKLPPYLQQSMDQLHEEAPGIHQEVDFSEYVWMGEELDEFDKQVEEEFWEEAFMDACFEEMLAEEEAEWIYFNSVEEAMTALSNYTNNLLNQKAPSPCSKLNPDAPEFIPRSTSKHT, from the exons ATGAATATGAAACTTCCACcctacttacaacaaagtatgGACCAACTCCACGAGGAAGCGCCAGGAATCCATCAAGAGGTGGACTTCTCTGAGTATGTGTGGATGGGAGAAGAGTTAGATGAGTTTGATAAACAG GTAGAGGAGGAATTCTGGGAGGAGGCTTTCATGGATGCTTGTTTTGAGGAAATGCTAGCAGAGGAAGAAGCAGAATGGATATATTTTAACTCTGTAGAGGAAGCCATGACTGCGCTGAGTAACTACACCAATAATCTTCTTAACCAGAag gCTCCATCACCATGTAGTAAACTCAACCCGGACGCCCCGGAGTTTATCCCAAGGTCTACCTCGAAGCACACGTAG